Proteins from a genomic interval of Phycisphaerae bacterium RAS1:
- a CDS encoding RNA recognition motif (RRM, RBD, or RNP domain), translating into MSTKLYVGNLSYNVTSADLEQLFQPHGTVKSAQVIEDRDAGRSKGFGFVEMSSAEEASKAIQALNGQMHGERALTVNEAKPRAPRTGGSGGGGGYGRRY; encoded by the coding sequence ATGAGTACGAAACTGTATGTCGGGAATCTGAGCTACAACGTCACCAGTGCTGACCTCGAGCAGCTCTTCCAGCCGCATGGAACGGTCAAGAGCGCCCAGGTCATCGAAGACCGCGACGCCGGCCGGAGCAAGGGCTTCGGGTTCGTCGAGATGAGCTCGGCGGAAGAGGCCAGCAAGGCCATCCAGGCGCTGAACGGCCAGATGCACGGCGAACGCGCTCTGACCGTCAACGAGGCCAAGCCGCGCGCCCCGCGCACCGGCGGCAGCGGCGGCGGCGGCGGCTACGGTCGCCGCTACTAG
- the pleD_3 gene encoding Response regulator PleD, protein MAASESNPAPGGPGGPSPRGATVLIADDNPQILELLEAYLEPLELRIVTATDGEAALAAVRASPPDLLLLDVMMPKRSGFEVSRMLKDDPQFQHIPIIVVTALNELGDEERARECGADDFISKPVNKLVLLDRVQRALARRAT, encoded by the coding sequence ATGGCGGCGTCCGAATCCAATCCCGCCCCCGGCGGCCCCGGCGGGCCTTCGCCACGCGGCGCCACGGTGCTTATTGCCGACGACAACCCGCAGATTCTGGAACTGCTGGAGGCCTACCTCGAGCCGCTGGAGCTCCGCATCGTCACGGCCACGGACGGCGAGGCGGCCCTGGCGGCGGTACGGGCGTCGCCCCCGGACCTGCTGCTTCTGGACGTGATGATGCCAAAACGAAGCGGGTTCGAGGTGAGCCGGATGCTGAAAGACGACCCGCAGTTTCAGCACATCCCGATCATCGTCGTGACCGCACTGAATGAGCTGGGAGACGAGGAGCGGGCCCGCGAGTGCGGGGCGGACGATTTCATCAGCAAGCCGGTCAACAAGCTCGTTCTGCTGGATCGCGTGCAGCGCGCCCTGGCCCGCCGAGCGACGTAG
- a CDS encoding zinc-binding protein encodes MPAYECAICRRRRDYPANLPDVYPFCSERCRMVDLGLWFREAYTINRELTPEEAGEMGTGDGESAGGSKCD; translated from the coding sequence ATGCCTGCGTACGAGTGCGCCATTTGCCGGCGCCGACGGGACTACCCCGCCAACCTGCCGGACGTTTACCCGTTTTGCAGCGAGCGCTGCCGGATGGTCGATCTGGGGCTGTGGTTTCGCGAGGCGTACACGATCAACCGCGAGCTGACGCCGGAAGAGGCCGGCGAGATGGGAACCGGAGACGGCGAGTCGGCCGGCGGCAGCAAATGCGATTGA
- the acyP gene encoding Acylphosphatase: MANEKAPIIRRRVTFSGRVQGVFFRATSAEMAREMKLAGYVRNLSNGDVELEAQGTPEQIETLLRAVSEHYGRNITGRQAADVAVVANERSFDIRY, translated from the coding sequence GTGGCAAATGAGAAGGCGCCGATCATCCGCCGCCGCGTGACGTTTTCAGGGCGCGTGCAGGGCGTCTTCTTCCGCGCCACCTCGGCTGAGATGGCCCGCGAGATGAAGCTCGCCGGATACGTGCGAAACCTCTCCAACGGCGACGTGGAGCTGGAAGCGCAAGGCACGCCGGAGCAGATCGAGACACTGCTCCGTGCGGTCAGCGAGCACTACGGCAGGAACATCACCGGCCGGCAGGCGGCGGACGTCGCGGTGGTGGCAAACGAGCGCTCATTCGACATCCGGTATTGA